The Zalophus californianus isolate mZalCal1 chromosome 8, mZalCal1.pri.v2, whole genome shotgun sequence genome has a segment encoding these proteins:
- the DHX57 gene encoding putative ATP-dependent RNA helicase DHX57 isoform X4, whose amino-acid sequence MTSENQEKVKALLRDLQEQDADAGSERGISGEEEDDEPECDDEQYWSAGREASLVPDCDPLEYAGSGPGEPHSPEFTVSTFAVQKLSRYGFNTERCQAALRICDGDVGASLEHLLTQCFSETFGEKMKISEAVAHVSLDECVEQRQEEAFALKSICGEKFIERIQNRVWTIGLELEYLTSKFCKSKQKESTKNAQDTTLEICKFYLKGNCKFGSRCKFKHEVPPNQIVGRAERIVDDSHLNAHEDASFLYELEIRFSKDHKYPYQAPLVAFYSTNENLPLACRLHISEFLYGKALTFAETSEPVVYSLITLLEEESEIVNLLTNTHHKYSVPPVNFLPVSSGTRINNAVCRKPVIPSNSFASNKIPEVEKESEPEEETDEDEGPAPVIVENESYVNLKKKISKRYDWQAKSVHAENAKICKQFRIKQASRQFQSILQERQSLPAWEERETILKLLSEHQVLVISGMTGCGKTTQIPQFILDDSLNGPPEKVANIICTQPRRISAISVAERVAKERTERVGLTVGYQIRLESVKSSATRLLYCTTGVLLRRLEGDIALQGVTHIIVDEVHERTEESDFLLLVLKDIVLQRPTLQVILMSATLNAELFSEYFSSCPVITIPGRTFPVDQFFLEDAIAVTRYVLQDGSPYMRSMKQMTKEKLKARRSRTAFEEVEEDLRLSLHLQSQDSVKDAVPDQQLDFKQLLARYKGVSKSVIKTMSIMDFEKVNLELIEALLEWIVDGKHSYPPGAILVFLPGLAEIKMLYEQLQSNSLFNNRRSHRCVVHPLHSSLSSEEQQAVFVKPPVGVTKIIISTNIAETSITIDDVVYVIDSGKMKEKRYDASKGMESLEDTFVSQANALQRKGRAGRVASGVCFHLFTSHHFNHQLLKQQLPEIQRVPLEQLCLRIKILEMFSTHNLQSVFSRLIEPPHTDSLRASKIRLRDLGALTPDEKLTPLGYHLASLPVDVRIGKLMLFGSIFRCLDPALTIAASLAFKSPFVSPWDKKEEANQKKLEFAFANSDYLALLRAYKGWQLSTKEGMRASYNYCRQNFLSGRVLQEMASLKRQFTELLSDIGFVKEGLRAREIEKRAQGGDGILGATGEEANSNAENPKLISAMLCAALYPNVVQVKSPEGKFQKTSTGAVRMQPKSDELKFVTKNDGYVHIHPSSVNYQVRHFDSPYLVYHEKIKTSRVFIRDCSMVSVYPLVLFGGGQVSVQLQRGEFVVSLDDGWIRFAAASHQVAELVKELRCELDQLLQDKIKNPSIDLCTCPRGSRIISMIVKLVTTQ is encoded by the exons ATGACTTCTGAGAACCAAGAGAAAGTGAAAGCTCTTCTCCGGGACCTCCAAGAACAAGATGCGGATGCTGGATCTGa AAGAGGCATttctggggaggaggaagatgacGAGCCTGAGTGTGATGATGAACAGTACTGGTCTGCTGGACGAGAAGCTTCCCTTGTTCCTGACTGTGACCCTTTGGAATATGCTGGCTCAGGCCCAGGGGAGCCTCATAGTCCAGAATTTACAGTCTCAACATTTGCAGTGCAGAAACTTTCCAG GTATGGCTTCAACACTGAACGCTGTCAGGCAGCCCTGAGGATTTGTGATGGAGATGTGGGGGCATCACTAGAACATCTGCTCACACAGTGTTTTTCAGAGACATTTGGGGAGAAGATGAAGATCTCTGAGGCAGTTGCCCATGTAAGCTTGGATGAGTGTGTGGAACAGCGGCAGGAAGAGGCATTTGCTCTCAAGTCCATCTGTGGAGAGAAATTTATAGAAAGAATTCAGAACCGAGTCTGGACCATTGGATTAGAACTGGAGTATTTGACGAGTAAATTCTGCAAATCCAAGCAAAAGGAAAGTACCAAAAATGCACAGGACACTACACTTGAAAtctgtaaattttacctcaaaggAAATTGCAAATTTGGATCAAGATGCAAATTCAAACATGAAGTGCCCCCAAATCAAATTGTTGGAAGAGCAGAAAGAATTGTAGATGATTCTCATCTTAATGCCCATGAAGATGCCTCTTTTTTATATGAACTTGAAATTCGATTTTCTAAAGACCACAAATACCCTTACCAAGCTCCCCTTGTGGCATTTTATTCCACCAATGAGAATCTACCTCTGGCTTGTCGTTTACATATTTCTGAGTTCCTTTATGGCAAGGCCTTGACATTTGCAGAAACTTCAGAACCTGTTGTATATTCTTTGATAACCCTCTTAGAGGAAGAATCAGAAATAGTCAATTTACTGACAAATACCCATCACAAGTACAGTGTCCCTCCTGTGAACTTTCTGCCAGTATCCTCTGGGACCAGAATAAATAATGCTGTCTGTCGTAAACCAGTGATTCCAAGTAATTCTTTTGCTTCAAATAAAATTCCTGAAG TTGAAAAAGAATCAGAACCTGAGGAGGAGACAGATGAGGATGAAGGTCCTGCACCAGTTATAGTGGAGAATGAAAGCTATGTGAACCTTAAGAAAAAGATTTCCAAAAGATATGACTGGCAGGCAAAATCAGTACATGCTGAAAATGCTAAAATCTGCAAGCAGTTCCGAATAAAACAG GCCTCCAGACAGTTCCAGTCAATTCTGCAAGAAAGACAATCACTCCCTgcttgggaagaaagagaaaccatTCTTAAATTGTTGAGTGAGCACCAAGTGCTTGTTATAAGTGGTATGACTGG ATGTGGGAAAACTACACAGATTCCTCAGTTTATTCTGGATGATTCTCTGAATGGACCACCTGAGAAAGTGGCTAACATCATCTGTACCCAACCCCGACGAATCTCGGCAATATCTGTTGCTGAACGTGTTGctaaagaaaggacagaaagagtGGGTCTGACTGTGGGGTACCAGATCCGGCTAGAAAGTGTCAAG TCCTCAGCTACCAGACTGTTATACTGCACCACAGGCGTGCTGCTGAGAAGGCTGGAAGGAGACATAGCTCTCCAAGGAGTCACCCATATCATTGTTGATGAAGTCCATGAGAGGACAGAAGAAAG tgaCTTCTTGCTGCTAGTCTTGAAGGACATTGTGTTGCAGAGACCAACTCTTCAAGTTATTCTAATGAGTGCAACTTTAAATGCTGAGCTCTTTTCAGAATATTTCAGTTCCTGCCCAGTTATTACTATACCAG GTCGCACATTTCCTGTTGATCAGTTTTTTCTGGAAGATGCAATTGCTGTGACAAG GTATGTGTTACAGGATGGGAGCCCATATATGCGCTCCATGAAGCAGATGACAAAGGAGAAGCTGAAAGCAAGGCGCAGCAGAACTGCATTTGAAGAAGTAGAGGAAGACCTGAGGCTCTCTCTTCACCTCCAGTCCCAGGATTCTGTCAAAGATGCAGTGCCAGATCAACAGTTAGATTTCAAGCAGCTCCTGGCCCGCTATAAAG GGGTTAGCAAATCGGTCATCAAAACAATGTCCATCATGGATTTCGAAAAGGTGAATCTTGAATTAATAGAGGCCTTGTTAGAGTGGATTGTAGATGGAAAGCACTCCTACCCTCCAG GTGCTATACTTGTATTTTTACCGGGACTAGCAGAAATCAAAATGCTATATGAACAGCTACAATCTAATTCTCTTTTCAACAATAGACGCAGTCATCG atGTGTGGTTCACCCACTTCATTCATCTTTATCCAGTGAAGAGCAGCAGGCGGTGTTTGTAAAACCCCCTGTGGGCGTAACTAAGATTATAATTTCCACCAACATTGCCGAGACATCCATAACCATTGACGATGTTGTCTATGTCATCGATTctgggaaaatgaaagagaagag ataTGACGCCAGCAAAGGGATGGAGAGCCTAGAGGATACTTTTGTCTCTCAAGCCAATGCTCTGCAGAGAAAGGGTCGAGCGGGCCGGGTTGCCTCTGGGGTCTGCTTCCACTTATTCACCAGCCATCACTTCAATCACCAGCTGTTAAAGCAGCAGCTACCAGAGATCCAAAGAGTGCCGTTGGAACAGCTATGTCTGAG aattaaaattttagagaTGTTTAGCACTCACAATCTTCAGTCTGTGTTCTCTCGGCTCATTGAGCCGCCACACACTGACTCTCTCCGTGCCTCAAAAATACGATTACGAGACTTAGGAGCGTTAACTCCAGATGAAAAGCTGACCCCTCTAGGGTATCACTTGGCCTCTCTGCCCGTGGATGTGAGAATCGGCAAACTGATGCTGTTTGGGTCTATCTTCCGCTGTCTGGATCCTGCCCTCACCATTGCTGCCAGTTTGGCTTTTAAGTCTCCTTTT GTGTCTCCCTGGGATAAAAAAGAGGAAGCTAACCAGAAAAAGCTAGAATTTGCATTTGCAAACAGCGACTATCTGGCTCTTCTACGAGCATATAAG GGATGGCAGCTAAGTACGAAAGAAGGAATGCGTGCAAGTTATAATTACTGCAGACAGAACTTCTTGTCTGGAAGAGTTCTTCAG gaaATGGCCAGCCTCAAACGACAATTCACTGAACTGTTATCAGATATAGGCTTTGTAAAGGAGGGACTCAGAGCAAGGGAAATTGAGAAAAGGGCCCAAGGAGGAGATGGTATCTTGGGCGCCACAGGAGAAGAG GCAAACTCAAATGCTGAGAACCCCAAGCTGATATCAGCAATGCTGTGCGCTGCTCTTTATCCAAATGTAGTGCAG GTGAAAAGCCCAGAAGGGAAATTTCAGAAGACCAGTACCGGAGCTGTCAGAATGCAACCCAAATCAGATGAGTTGAAGTTTGTCACCAAGAACGATGGATATGTGCACATTCACCCTTCCTCAGTGAACTATCAG GTCAGACACTTTGACAGCCCCTACCTGGTGTACCACGAAAAGATCAAAACTAGTCGGGTGTTCATCCGAGACTGCAGTATGGTGTCCGTGTACCCACTGGTCTTGTTCGGGGGAGGCCAAGTGAGTGTGCAGCTTCAGAGAGGGGAGTTTGTTGTGTCCTTGGATGATGGTTGGATCCGTTTTGCAGCTGCTTCCCATCAG GTGGCTGAACTAGTAAAGGAACTCCGCTGCGAACTTGACCAGCTTCTCCAGGATAAGATAAAAAACCCAAGCATAGATCTGTGTACATGTCCTCGAGGATCCCGGATCATCAGCATGATTGTGAAACTTGTCACCACACAGTAA
- the DHX57 gene encoding putative ATP-dependent RNA helicase DHX57 isoform X1 codes for MSVLVFLLQVKMSSSVRRKGKPGKGGGKGSSRGGREGRSHTSRSHGGGGGAGNRKASSRMWDDGDDFCIFSESRRSSRPSNSSIRKGEARPKWKPEAKVPLQTLHMTSENQEKVKALLRDLQEQDADAGSERGISGEEEDDEPECDDEQYWSAGREASLVPDCDPLEYAGSGPGEPHSPEFTVSTFAVQKLSRYGFNTERCQAALRICDGDVGASLEHLLTQCFSETFGEKMKISEAVAHVSLDECVEQRQEEAFALKSICGEKFIERIQNRVWTIGLELEYLTSKFCKSKQKESTKNAQDTTLEICKFYLKGNCKFGSRCKFKHEVPPNQIVGRAERIVDDSHLNAHEDASFLYELEIRFSKDHKYPYQAPLVAFYSTNENLPLACRLHISEFLYGKALTFAETSEPVVYSLITLLEEESEIVNLLTNTHHKYSVPPVNFLPVSSGTRINNAVCRKPVIPSNSFASNKIPEVEKESEPEEETDEDEGPAPVIVENESYVNLKKKISKRYDWQAKSVHAENAKICKQFRIKQASRQFQSILQERQSLPAWEERETILKLLSEHQVLVISGMTGCGKTTQIPQFILDDSLNGPPEKVANIICTQPRRISAISVAERVAKERTERVGLTVGYQIRLESVKSSATRLLYCTTGVLLRRLEGDIALQGVTHIIVDEVHERTEESDFLLLVLKDIVLQRPTLQVILMSATLNAELFSEYFSSCPVITIPGRTFPVDQFFLEDAIAVTRYVLQDGSPYMRSMKQMTKEKLKARRSRTAFEEVEEDLRLSLHLQSQDSVKDAVPDQQLDFKQLLARYKGVSKSVIKTMSIMDFEKVNLELIEALLEWIVDGKHSYPPGAILVFLPGLAEIKMLYEQLQSNSLFNNRRSHRCVVHPLHSSLSSEEQQAVFVKPPVGVTKIIISTNIAETSITIDDVVYVIDSGKMKEKRYDASKGMESLEDTFVSQANALQRKGRAGRVASGVCFHLFTSHHFNHQLLKQQLPEIQRVPLEQLCLRIKILEMFSTHNLQSVFSRLIEPPHTDSLRASKIRLRDLGALTPDEKLTPLGYHLASLPVDVRIGKLMLFGSIFRCLDPALTIAASLAFKSPFVSPWDKKEEANQKKLEFAFANSDYLALLRAYKGWQLSTKEGMRASYNYCRQNFLSGRVLQEMASLKRQFTELLSDIGFVKEGLRAREIEKRAQGGDGILGATGEEANSNAENPKLISAMLCAALYPNVVQVKSPEGKFQKTSTGAVRMQPKSDELKFVTKNDGYVHIHPSSVNYQVRHFDSPYLVYHEKIKTSRVFIRDCSMVSVYPLVLFGGGQVSVQLQRGEFVVSLDDGWIRFAAASHQVAELVKELRCELDQLLQDKIKNPSIDLCTCPRGSRIISMIVKLVTTQ; via the exons ACCTAGCAACAGTAGCATAAGAAAAGGAGAGGCACGCCCCAAATGGAAGCCTGAAGCCAAAGTGCCCCTTCAAACCCTGCACATGACTTCTGAGAACCAAGAGAAAGTGAAAGCTCTTCTCCGGGACCTCCAAGAACAAGATGCGGATGCTGGATCTGa AAGAGGCATttctggggaggaggaagatgacGAGCCTGAGTGTGATGATGAACAGTACTGGTCTGCTGGACGAGAAGCTTCCCTTGTTCCTGACTGTGACCCTTTGGAATATGCTGGCTCAGGCCCAGGGGAGCCTCATAGTCCAGAATTTACAGTCTCAACATTTGCAGTGCAGAAACTTTCCAG GTATGGCTTCAACACTGAACGCTGTCAGGCAGCCCTGAGGATTTGTGATGGAGATGTGGGGGCATCACTAGAACATCTGCTCACACAGTGTTTTTCAGAGACATTTGGGGAGAAGATGAAGATCTCTGAGGCAGTTGCCCATGTAAGCTTGGATGAGTGTGTGGAACAGCGGCAGGAAGAGGCATTTGCTCTCAAGTCCATCTGTGGAGAGAAATTTATAGAAAGAATTCAGAACCGAGTCTGGACCATTGGATTAGAACTGGAGTATTTGACGAGTAAATTCTGCAAATCCAAGCAAAAGGAAAGTACCAAAAATGCACAGGACACTACACTTGAAAtctgtaaattttacctcaaaggAAATTGCAAATTTGGATCAAGATGCAAATTCAAACATGAAGTGCCCCCAAATCAAATTGTTGGAAGAGCAGAAAGAATTGTAGATGATTCTCATCTTAATGCCCATGAAGATGCCTCTTTTTTATATGAACTTGAAATTCGATTTTCTAAAGACCACAAATACCCTTACCAAGCTCCCCTTGTGGCATTTTATTCCACCAATGAGAATCTACCTCTGGCTTGTCGTTTACATATTTCTGAGTTCCTTTATGGCAAGGCCTTGACATTTGCAGAAACTTCAGAACCTGTTGTATATTCTTTGATAACCCTCTTAGAGGAAGAATCAGAAATAGTCAATTTACTGACAAATACCCATCACAAGTACAGTGTCCCTCCTGTGAACTTTCTGCCAGTATCCTCTGGGACCAGAATAAATAATGCTGTCTGTCGTAAACCAGTGATTCCAAGTAATTCTTTTGCTTCAAATAAAATTCCTGAAG TTGAAAAAGAATCAGAACCTGAGGAGGAGACAGATGAGGATGAAGGTCCTGCACCAGTTATAGTGGAGAATGAAAGCTATGTGAACCTTAAGAAAAAGATTTCCAAAAGATATGACTGGCAGGCAAAATCAGTACATGCTGAAAATGCTAAAATCTGCAAGCAGTTCCGAATAAAACAG GCCTCCAGACAGTTCCAGTCAATTCTGCAAGAAAGACAATCACTCCCTgcttgggaagaaagagaaaccatTCTTAAATTGTTGAGTGAGCACCAAGTGCTTGTTATAAGTGGTATGACTGG ATGTGGGAAAACTACACAGATTCCTCAGTTTATTCTGGATGATTCTCTGAATGGACCACCTGAGAAAGTGGCTAACATCATCTGTACCCAACCCCGACGAATCTCGGCAATATCTGTTGCTGAACGTGTTGctaaagaaaggacagaaagagtGGGTCTGACTGTGGGGTACCAGATCCGGCTAGAAAGTGTCAAG TCCTCAGCTACCAGACTGTTATACTGCACCACAGGCGTGCTGCTGAGAAGGCTGGAAGGAGACATAGCTCTCCAAGGAGTCACCCATATCATTGTTGATGAAGTCCATGAGAGGACAGAAGAAAG tgaCTTCTTGCTGCTAGTCTTGAAGGACATTGTGTTGCAGAGACCAACTCTTCAAGTTATTCTAATGAGTGCAACTTTAAATGCTGAGCTCTTTTCAGAATATTTCAGTTCCTGCCCAGTTATTACTATACCAG GTCGCACATTTCCTGTTGATCAGTTTTTTCTGGAAGATGCAATTGCTGTGACAAG GTATGTGTTACAGGATGGGAGCCCATATATGCGCTCCATGAAGCAGATGACAAAGGAGAAGCTGAAAGCAAGGCGCAGCAGAACTGCATTTGAAGAAGTAGAGGAAGACCTGAGGCTCTCTCTTCACCTCCAGTCCCAGGATTCTGTCAAAGATGCAGTGCCAGATCAACAGTTAGATTTCAAGCAGCTCCTGGCCCGCTATAAAG GGGTTAGCAAATCGGTCATCAAAACAATGTCCATCATGGATTTCGAAAAGGTGAATCTTGAATTAATAGAGGCCTTGTTAGAGTGGATTGTAGATGGAAAGCACTCCTACCCTCCAG GTGCTATACTTGTATTTTTACCGGGACTAGCAGAAATCAAAATGCTATATGAACAGCTACAATCTAATTCTCTTTTCAACAATAGACGCAGTCATCG atGTGTGGTTCACCCACTTCATTCATCTTTATCCAGTGAAGAGCAGCAGGCGGTGTTTGTAAAACCCCCTGTGGGCGTAACTAAGATTATAATTTCCACCAACATTGCCGAGACATCCATAACCATTGACGATGTTGTCTATGTCATCGATTctgggaaaatgaaagagaagag ataTGACGCCAGCAAAGGGATGGAGAGCCTAGAGGATACTTTTGTCTCTCAAGCCAATGCTCTGCAGAGAAAGGGTCGAGCGGGCCGGGTTGCCTCTGGGGTCTGCTTCCACTTATTCACCAGCCATCACTTCAATCACCAGCTGTTAAAGCAGCAGCTACCAGAGATCCAAAGAGTGCCGTTGGAACAGCTATGTCTGAG aattaaaattttagagaTGTTTAGCACTCACAATCTTCAGTCTGTGTTCTCTCGGCTCATTGAGCCGCCACACACTGACTCTCTCCGTGCCTCAAAAATACGATTACGAGACTTAGGAGCGTTAACTCCAGATGAAAAGCTGACCCCTCTAGGGTATCACTTGGCCTCTCTGCCCGTGGATGTGAGAATCGGCAAACTGATGCTGTTTGGGTCTATCTTCCGCTGTCTGGATCCTGCCCTCACCATTGCTGCCAGTTTGGCTTTTAAGTCTCCTTTT GTGTCTCCCTGGGATAAAAAAGAGGAAGCTAACCAGAAAAAGCTAGAATTTGCATTTGCAAACAGCGACTATCTGGCTCTTCTACGAGCATATAAG GGATGGCAGCTAAGTACGAAAGAAGGAATGCGTGCAAGTTATAATTACTGCAGACAGAACTTCTTGTCTGGAAGAGTTCTTCAG gaaATGGCCAGCCTCAAACGACAATTCACTGAACTGTTATCAGATATAGGCTTTGTAAAGGAGGGACTCAGAGCAAGGGAAATTGAGAAAAGGGCCCAAGGAGGAGATGGTATCTTGGGCGCCACAGGAGAAGAG GCAAACTCAAATGCTGAGAACCCCAAGCTGATATCAGCAATGCTGTGCGCTGCTCTTTATCCAAATGTAGTGCAG GTGAAAAGCCCAGAAGGGAAATTTCAGAAGACCAGTACCGGAGCTGTCAGAATGCAACCCAAATCAGATGAGTTGAAGTTTGTCACCAAGAACGATGGATATGTGCACATTCACCCTTCCTCAGTGAACTATCAG GTCAGACACTTTGACAGCCCCTACCTGGTGTACCACGAAAAGATCAAAACTAGTCGGGTGTTCATCCGAGACTGCAGTATGGTGTCCGTGTACCCACTGGTCTTGTTCGGGGGAGGCCAAGTGAGTGTGCAGCTTCAGAGAGGGGAGTTTGTTGTGTCCTTGGATGATGGTTGGATCCGTTTTGCAGCTGCTTCCCATCAG GTGGCTGAACTAGTAAAGGAACTCCGCTGCGAACTTGACCAGCTTCTCCAGGATAAGATAAAAAACCCAAGCATAGATCTGTGTACATGTCCTCGAGGATCCCGGATCATCAGCATGATTGTGAAACTTGTCACCACACAGTAA